The nucleotide sequence GACAATTCCGTCGTTGGCAACCGCGTAAACGGCATCCTCGGTTACAGCGAGATTCGAGCTAAACGAATACGTGCCATTCTGCCATCGTCGCTCACCAGTGTCCCGTCTCAAGACAGCAAGACCACCAGGAGACGCGCCAACGAGAACGAACTCAGGCGTGCAAACTGGAGAGGTAAGCGTACCCGTCGGCCGGCCGTCAGTGTCTCCTCTCGGAATCTCCGTTTGCCAGTGTCTCTCGCCGGTTTCGGCGTCGAGTGCTGTGACCGTTCCGCTTGCGTCGTCTGCTACGTAGACAGTGCCGTCGCGGTACGCTGGGGTTGTTTCGGGAGATGTCGTGTCAGTTGTCAGCTCCCACATCTGCTCGCCGTTGTCCGTATCCAGAGCATGGACGGTTCCGTCGTTGTCGAAAGTGTAGACATCAGCACCGACGACTGGATTCGTGTACGATTCACCGACGACATCGGTCTGCCACTGGACCTCACCGGTCTGTGTATCCACAGACAGTACTTCGCCGCCGTCAGCGCTCGCGTCGACGACGTATGCGGTGTGCTGCGCGCTGCTGAGACCAGTGACAAAGTGGTCGATCGACAGATGCCATTCTGGTTCGCCAGTATCGGCCCCGTAGGCCTGAAGACCATCGTTGATGCCAGAGACATACACGAGTCGATCATCCGCGAGGGCACTCACATGGGGAGACGCAGTCGGAGTCGTCCCGACCACCTCCAGAGTCTCAGCATCGACCCACGAGACCCCAGCATACGTGTGGACCGCGAGGCGGCCACACGCCAGGGTTGGACTGACCCGGCTAGCGTGGTCAAGGGAGAGTGTATCGGTATTCCCTGTCTCCGTGTGGGTTCGACGAATAGTCGTCTCCTTGTCCTGCAACCAGAACACGTGATCGTTGCTTGCAACGACCCACGTTTGCCCGAAAACCCGGTCGTCTGTACCGCCGAGTGCGTTACTTCTCGGTTCGGCTCGAAGGGCAATATCAGTCTGGCCAGTACGCTTTGCAGGCCCAGTAGCTGTCGGCCAACTTGGTGGCGTGTCACAGCCCGCAACCGGAATACCGTCGGGAGGTTCTCGACCGGAATTCGATGAAAGAGGTGATCCGATGCCAAGACAACCGGCTATGCTAGTCGCACCGAAAAGAGCCACAACGGTGCGTCGGGAGAGCTTGTTCATTGCGTTACTAGTCGCTTGGAATACACTTAACGTGTTTGGATGTTGAATAACTCAGTGAAACACATTGACGACGAAGTAATCAAGAGGTCCGTGAAGCGCTGCTCCGACGAGGTTGAGAGACCGTACGAAGCCGCACGTTCGGACAGCTTGCTCCATGGCTTTGAGAGGCCACGAAAC is from Halorhabdus sp. BNX81 and encodes:
- a CDS encoding PQQ-binding-like beta-propeller repeat protein; the encoded protein is MFWLQDKETTIRRTHTETGNTDTLSLDHASRVSPTLACGRLAVHTYAGVSWVDAETLEVVGTTPTASPHVSALADDRLVYVSGINDGLQAYGADTGEPEWHLSIDHFVTGLSSAQHTAYVVDASADGGEVLSVDTQTGEVQWQTDVVGESYTNPVVGADVYTFDNDGTVHALDTDNGEQMWELTTDTTSPETTPAYRDGTVYVADDASGTVTALDAETGERHWQTEIPRGDTDGRPTGTLTSPVCTPEFVLVGASPGGLAVLRRDTGERRWQNGTYSFSSNLAVTEDAVYAVANDGIVKLKP